In Plasmodium chabaudi chabaudi strain AS genome assembly, chromosome: 10, a single genomic region encodes these proteins:
- a CDS encoding plasmepsin IV, putative, with translation MEYSEKEPNYSNGLMRNGSAFGHLKFDNMKSFKIQKKFQALYFIIFVCIIGSIFAYLVGSNYYGSKTDIDKIIANSNYLTIRGKLERPRDKLIKKVMNKNISNYIKESFKLLKSGLLKREHLVKNTDGIELDQVVGLMFYGTGEIGDNKQSFAFILDTGSSNLWVPSKACKSEGCSYKHTYDSEKSHTYEKDGTPVSIVYGSGGIKGFFSNDIFTLGHHTIPYKFIEVTQTDDLEPIYSGSPFDGILGLGWKSLAVGSVEPAIVEMKKKGQIENALFSFYFPAAEDANGYFTIGGIEESFYTGDITYEKLTNESYWQIQLDVAFGSVTLDNASIIVDSGTSAITAPSDFLDKFFNTITSIPVPFLPLRVVLCDDKTLPVLKFTSKGATYTIEPQQYLFDLDPTGGLCLIGITDVDIDASTFILGDVFFKKYYTIFDYDNERVGFALAKN, from the coding sequence ATGGAATATTCCGAAAAAGAACCAAACTACTCCAACGGGCTGATGCGAAACGGTTCGGCTTTTGGGCACttaaaatttgataatatgaaaagctttaaaattcaaaaaaaatttcaagcattatattttatcatatttgttTGCATAATTGGATCcatatttgcatatttgGTCGGAAGTAACTATTATGGCTCCAAAACCGATATAGATAAAATTATTGCAAATTCCAATTATTTAACAATTCGTGGAAAACTTGAAAGACCACgtgataaattaataaaaaaagttatgaacaaaaatatatctaatTACATTAAAgaatcatttaaattattaaaatccggtttattaaaaagagAACACCTTGTTAAAAACACTGATGGTATTGAATTAGACCAAGTCGTTGGTTTAATGTTTTATGGTACTGGAGAAATCGGAGATAATAAACAATCATTTGCATTTATCCTTGATACCGGTTCATCCAACTTATGGGTTCCAAGCAAAGCATGCAAATCCGAAGGTTGTTCATATAAACACACTTATGATTCAGAAAAATCACATACATATGAAAAAGATGGTACACCAGTAAGTATAGTATATGGATCTGGTGGAATCAAAGGTTTTTTTagtaatgatatatttactCTTGGACATCACACAATACCatacaaatttattgaAGTAACTCAAACTGATGACTTAGAACCAATTTATAGTGGATCTCCATTTGATGGTATATTAGGATTAGGATGGAAAAGTTTAGCTGTCGGAAGTGTAGAACCAGCTATTGttgaaatgaaaaaaaaaggacaAATCGAAAATGCATTATTCTCATTCTACTTCCCAGCAGCAGAAGATGCAAATGGTTATTTCACTATTGGTGGTATTGAAGAAAGCTTTTACACTGGTGATATTAcctatgaaaaattaaccAATGAATCATACTGGCAAATTCAATTAGATGTAGCTTTTGGTTCAGTAACCCTTGATAATGCTAGTATCATTGTTGATAGTGGTACAAGTGCTATCACTGCCCCATCAGATTTTCTTGACAAATTCTTTAACACTATCACAAGTATCCCAGTACCTTTCCTTCCACTCAGAGTTGTTTTATGTGACGACAAAACCTTACCAGTTTTAAAATTCACATCTAAAGGCGCAACATACACTATTGAACCACAACAATACTTATTTGATCTTGACCCAACCGGTGGTCTATGCCTTATTGGAATTACAGATGTAGATATTGATGCTAGCACTTTCATTCTTGGAGATGtattctttaaaaaatactacACTATCTTCGATTATGATAATGAAAGAGTTGGTTTCGCACTTGCAAAaaactaa